From Toxorhynchites rutilus septentrionalis strain SRP chromosome 2, ASM2978413v1, whole genome shotgun sequence, a single genomic window includes:
- the LOC129764336 gene encoding general odorant-binding protein 71, with protein sequence MDDRWMLLSLLLLVILVGLLDNSSALRCRTQDGPSSEEVRKVIRTCMKRVTTETDNETSNENNESSDSSYPDANQSEENGQRDINDARQGNQRGNGRNNGGGDRTNDRNSDKNGENRQNNNRNRNEGERYSERDFGYGGWGNGRSGRYKRQYYNDRSNNGYGNGYQENNRYDRDQRNFQGFNGNSSHNASVGRDRACLMQCFFQELKMTNNEGFPDKHRVIHVVTKDLRDNELRDFYIDSIQECFHMIAVEPIATIGNLRR encoded by the exons ATGGACGATCGTTGGATGTTATTGTCGTTATTACTTTTGGTAATCCTCGTAGGCTTGCTGGACAATAGTTCTGCTCTCAGATGTCGTACCCAGGATGGCCCCAGTAGCGAAGAAGTGCGGAAGGTTATCCGAACGTGTATGAAACGTGTTACAACGGAGACGGATAATGAAACCAGCAACGAGAACAACGAAAGCTCGGATTCGTCCTATCCAGATGCGAATCAAAGTGAGGAGAATGGTCAGAGGGATATAAACGATGCGAGACAAGGTAATCAGAGGGGAAACGGAAGAAATAATGGCGGTGGAGATAGAACCAACGATCGAAATTCTGATAAAAATGGGGAAAACCGTCAGAACAACAATAGGAACCGAAATGAAGGCGAACGATATTCGGAACGGGATTTCGGGTATGGAGGATGGGGCAACGGCCGTTCGGGACGGTATAAGAGACAATATTATAACGATAGATCAAACAACGGCTATGGAAATGGATACCAAGAGAACAACCGTTATGATCGTGATCAAAGAAACTTTCAAGGATTCAATGGCAATAGTTCTCATAATGCCTCTGTAGGACGTGATCGAGCCTGTCTGATGCAGTGTTTCTTCCAGGAGTTGAAAATGACTAACAATGAGGGATTTCCGGATAAGCACCGAGTCATACATGTGGTCACTAAAGATCTAAGGGATAACGAGCTTCGAGATTTTTATATCGATTCGATTCAAGAGTGTTTCCACATG ATCGCGGTCGAGCCAATTGCAACGATTGGGAATCTGAGACGATAA